The following coding sequences lie in one Candidatus Dependentiae bacterium genomic window:
- a CDS encoding serine/threonine protein phosphatase has protein sequence MNQPALSECQKTSQVYRSKSEEIKQQMQELCHNDFKAMINRYISALTQQLSQASWFDAQMPAAQFLMPDLASYAIAGQHDSSSHFTPFIQKLVVKPDSKVIVIGDLHGDLDALLAILQELEQTGYLDDQFRFIRDDVYFVFLGDYINRGVNSIGVVYLLCKLFVTNPGRVVMLRGNHEYALTSKNFQKRFFQAQADGQDYPAQKTFLCELEQRFSDYKYPDLLYWFDYLPLALYLGTPDQSGRINFVKLCHAGLEVGYNPQSFLSSSSSFCLLTTFDRYAGLESLKQQLVDSSFIGDVQKAFDYCASQEATGFEKHFQVAEPVNLASDISAYQMRIGMQWNNFLTDDQGQPEFAFSAGRRRLYLGKRATQNLLKQRSNDLVAVHAIMRGHQHLDEKIDALQVDSPMLSLIRKQAGVVRQWDGAVYTLGASDHITGYHSFVMLHVKSDLSKWNARHYFKKPQADNFCMRAYPFLG, from the coding sequence ATGAACCAACCTGCATTAAGCGAATGTCAAAAGACTTCGCAGGTATACCGATCAAAAAGTGAAGAAATAAAACAACAGATGCAGGAGCTTTGTCATAACGACTTCAAAGCGATGATTAATCGCTACATTTCTGCGCTTACGCAGCAACTGAGTCAAGCATCATGGTTTGATGCGCAAATGCCAGCAGCGCAATTTTTAATGCCAGATCTTGCAAGCTATGCCATAGCTGGGCAGCACGATTCAAGTTCTCACTTTACCCCCTTTATACAAAAATTGGTCGTGAAGCCAGATTCAAAAGTTATTGTTATTGGCGATCTGCATGGAGATTTAGATGCCTTGCTTGCAATATTACAAGAGCTTGAGCAGACCGGATATCTAGACGACCAATTCCGCTTCATTCGTGACGATGTTTATTTTGTTTTTCTTGGCGATTACATTAATCGTGGTGTTAACAGCATTGGCGTGGTTTATTTACTGTGCAAGTTGTTTGTTACCAACCCAGGTCGCGTTGTGATGCTTCGTGGAAACCACGAGTATGCATTGACTTCAAAAAATTTCCAAAAGCGTTTCTTTCAAGCGCAAGCTGATGGCCAAGATTATCCTGCACAAAAAACATTTTTATGTGAGCTTGAGCAGCGGTTTTCTGATTATAAATACCCCGATTTGCTCTATTGGTTTGATTATCTGCCTTTGGCACTCTATCTGGGGACACCTGATCAGAGCGGTCGCATAAATTTTGTTAAGCTGTGTCATGCTGGTCTTGAAGTTGGTTACAATCCACAAAGTTTTTTATCAAGTAGTTCTTCTTTTTGCTTACTTACTACGTTTGATCGCTACGCTGGGCTTGAGTCTCTTAAGCAACAACTTGTTGATTCATCATTTATTGGTGATGTACAAAAGGCTTTTGATTATTGTGCTTCACAGGAAGCTACGGGCTTTGAAAAGCATTTTCAGGTCGCGGAGCCAGTTAATCTTGCTTCTGATATCAGCGCTTATCAAATGCGCATTGGCATGCAGTGGAACAATTTTTTAACGGACGATCAGGGGCAGCCTGAGTTTGCATTTTCAGCCGGACGTCGTAGGCTCTATCTTGGCAAACGTGCTACCCAAAATCTTTTAAAACAGCGTTCAAATGATCTGGTTGCAGTACATGCGATTATGCGTGGGCATCAGCACTTGGATGAAAAAATTGATGCGTTGCAGGTGGACAGTCCAATGCTTTCACTCATCAGAAAGCAGGCAGGTGTTGTTCGGCAATGGGACGGAGCTGTTTATACGCTTGGTGCTTCAGATCATATTACCGGTTATCATTCGTTTGTTATGCTTCACGTTAAAAGTGATTTGAGTAAATGGAATGCCCGTCATTATTTTAAAAAGCCTCAAGCTGATAACTTTTGTATGCGAGCATATCCATTTTTAGGGTAA